In Kocuria turfanensis, a single genomic region encodes these proteins:
- a CDS encoding IclR family transcriptional regulator, with product MSSSDPRPLIASDASKEQTTTDGVTPGGVQSVDRAITVLEVLARTGGSTVTEVAAELGVHKSTASRLLGALEARGLVHHPSDGSRYELGFGILRLAHAIPGRLSVVAEARDEIRRLARTHSETVNLAVLREGQAVNVDQEMGPSSIATHDWIGSLTPLHATASGKVLLAGLSSDERARVLRTRGLPALTARTITSRKQLERQLIDVAAQGYATVCEEFEIGLNSVAVPVRDHLGTVIASISVSGPAFRFTEEKMTDLVEELREAGERVSGRMGYVPVDKPE from the coding sequence ATGTCCTCCTCCGATCCCAGACCTCTGATCGCGTCCGATGCCTCGAAGGAGCAGACCACCACCGACGGGGTGACCCCGGGCGGTGTCCAGTCCGTCGACCGCGCCATCACGGTGCTCGAGGTCCTCGCCCGCACCGGCGGCTCCACGGTGACCGAGGTGGCCGCGGAGCTGGGCGTGCACAAGTCCACGGCGTCCCGGCTGCTCGGTGCGCTGGAGGCCCGGGGCCTGGTGCACCACCCCAGCGACGGCAGCCGGTACGAGCTCGGCTTCGGCATCCTGCGGCTGGCCCACGCGATTCCCGGCCGTCTGAGCGTGGTCGCCGAGGCACGCGACGAGATCCGCCGCCTCGCGAGAACCCACTCCGAGACGGTCAACCTGGCGGTGCTGCGCGAGGGCCAGGCCGTCAACGTGGACCAGGAGATGGGCCCCTCCTCGATCGCGACCCACGACTGGATCGGCAGCCTGACCCCGTTGCACGCCACAGCCAGCGGGAAGGTCCTGCTGGCCGGCCTGTCGTCCGACGAGCGAGCCCGTGTCCTCCGCACCCGGGGGCTGCCGGCCCTCACCGCCCGCACGATCACGTCGCGGAAGCAGCTGGAGCGGCAGCTGATCGATGTGGCCGCGCAGGGCTACGCCACCGTGTGCGAGGAGTTCGAGATCGGGCTGAACTCCGTCGCCGTGCCCGTGCGCGACCATCTGGGCACGGTCATCGCCTCGATCAGCGTCTCGGGTCCGGCGTTCCGGTTCACCGAGGAGAAGATGACCGACCTCGTCGAGGAGCTCAGGGAGGCCGGCGAGCGGGTCAGCGGGCGCATGGGCTACGTGCCCGTCGACAAGCCCGAGTAG
- a CDS encoding EthD family reductase yields the protein MIVLYPEPEDRAAFVSYYESTHLPLVQQLPGLLDWRYSVEVDAAGGRSPYFAVFEADFEDAEAMRAALASPEGAAVGADVPHYATGGAVVLDYPVSGPAPAS from the coding sequence ATGATCGTTCTCTACCCCGAGCCCGAGGACCGGGCGGCGTTCGTGAGCTACTACGAGTCCACCCACCTGCCCCTGGTCCAGCAGCTGCCCGGGCTGCTGGACTGGCGCTACAGCGTGGAGGTCGACGCCGCCGGCGGCCGCTCACCGTACTTCGCGGTGTTCGAGGCCGACTTCGAGGACGCCGAGGCCATGCGCGCGGCCCTGGCCTCGCCGGAGGGCGCCGCCGTCGGCGCGGACGTGCCCCACTACGCCACGGGCGGGGCCGTGGTGCTCGACTACCCGGTGAGCGGTCCCGCCCCGGCGTCCTGA